aatgataccttccattacgccccaaatgattttaaaccaaaactatgcctcataagggcgttttggtcattttataaggtgcaAAAGGGTTAatataataacctgagttacaggtctgattaaattagtaaatatacttaatttactaagttataacagtagggtatcaaatctatgtgaaatttattatctttaaccttactatgcaccgtaggggcattttggtaatttcacatgtgcctaaaaggtcaattctggaattctgagttcaaaacaattgcctactgtttaaaatataaaaattcactgattacatcagtaggttcaatcctttaagcttaataaggttctagagcacacttatgcgttaaaaatgcctaaaaaggcgatttggagccatttccgggttttctgtaaaaagctgatatttttaatattccagaaggctcaaaataatttatttatcataacaaatcagtagaaattggtttgaggtcaaaaggatttgaaaaattcattttatggccaaaaagggcaaaaccggcataaaccgaattaatcttagaacactaagttatgctcagcctaaaaataaataaaaatcccaaaataatttTTTATAACAGTGgataaaaagtttggtataaaaatttgggttttgataggctatacgtaatttacgccatttaattagtaaagaagctcttaattacgctattgagcataactcttaatctagacctcaaactgacttcaaattttgggtgcaagcttataaatcagtagctaaggtgcctacccttttatattttcaaaaaatcacgttttagggtcaaatgggcataatggtcaacatataagcgattaacggaaacatgcatgtgaataggatatctaatgaaccaagtagtataatctcagagagttatactaacatgcaaataggttcaaagaagctctaaggcaatcctaatcttggcttaaacgggtcagaactgatagtcaaagcaatagtcaaactttgcgactttcggttctaaaccgagcctaaactgaaaattgtcgagttgaacatgttggaacatgttcttatattaattaccaagttattttaatgattaaacaggttgcatgtatcctacattgctaattatgtattaattcgcaaataacctttctgttgactttttataacaagctttgactcgacaattaacatagttagagtgggaatctggaaatacccttttaagggtttgttacccacataattacctacttaaaggtacttttaattcgtgatttgacagagcacattttaattaatcacgaagtcaaaccttaattacgacggtttgacttttagctaattaactaggctaaaacgaattaggaagggttaaggacacttacaagagtcctaattgagattagagatcactaggaagatggcttgaagtccagagagctccagaagtgaacttTTGAAAGTGGGTGTTCAAATGGTTACAACATGAGGCTCCTTATATAACAATTTTGATCTCATAGGATGGTGCCAAACAAGTCTATGAGTGTAACCAGATGAAGACAAGTGCCCCTattgcatgaaaaaccattggagaGGCTCCGGTATTAGAAAACAAGCCATTGAAGTCGGTTACAGACCTGAACTGGCAGCTGCCAAAActtttctgtcgctggcaccctgacgcggcccgcgtgagggtATAGGGGATtctaatgcgggccgcatggaccggcaaaacctgccaaacaagtttcatcttttgcacttttggtccctggtcctttgtaacgtggttttaagctttgtttttgcacttttgacctcttaaccttatttttaagggccttgggacttttactaacttagttaagtccttgaccaaccttgtaaccactcataaggccatagaattcaatgttgacgcttttaacccctcgaacacgaatttgatcataactttctcatacgataacgaaactttatgaaattttaaccacatattctagtgagtataatttatcgttacaaagcttcgggtctgccaaaaggtcactcagaggtatactttgcacatgttgacacttttagcccctgtagtttgtaattcctcactttctttcatgttttgcttcgtatgatccatgatttattccttggaaggtataaacattatgtagggctattttagaatatatttatccattgttgacactttggacccttatattcacatagtttccccgtttgtcaactttagtccctccaaagtattctttctcacgttcagagcttatgacacgtgtttatacattattggacacaaattttcaaggtgttacacaACCGAAAGTCGTTCCTAGTTGTTCCTATAATTATCGTTGTTTTTCGTAAACGCTTGTACTCCGAGATTTGATTATTACCAAGGGTTAACTACATGTTGGTTAACTATATTTTAAACGCATTTTATAtcacttatttacttatttatggCATTTAAACGCTTATTGCTTAAACGCTcatcgcaacgcaaactcaacgAGAACTCAAAATGCggatttatttatattatttgtgtTATTTGTGTGTTTAAATGTTAAATATCTTATATGAGTATCAATACATCGCTTAAAACAAACGCTCAATCGCACAACTCAATCTATCACGCTAAAACGCAACGCAACACGACACTTAATACCTTGCTAAAATACTTAAAATACTCGAACTAACTAACGCAACCAAACGCACCAAACGAGCACCCGACACGCGAAACGGGAATTCTAACACTAAACAGGTCCCCTCGTACGAAGGCaaggcttcgtacgaaggcaacCCCTTCGTACAGAACCTGCAGCGCTCTCTATAAATACCTAGCCACTCCCTCATTTCACAACTTGCTGCCATTCTATCAAGAGACAAAGAAATCAAGAACTACTCTGAGCAGGATTTTCAAAAGTTTGAAATAGATGCAAAAGCATTCAGTATTATTACTACAGCTCTACCAAAAGAAATCTATGTTAACCTATTACATTGTAATAGTGCAAAAATGTCTGGATAGTCTATGTGGTTTGCTTCATTTTTACAAATATCCACGTAACTAACCGATAGAATTGTACCACCCCATTTAACCCAATACAATCCAAAAAGGAGGGGACACTCACCTAGATTAACCCACTACCCTAACATTTTCTTATTacaaaattaaataaaacaatCAAACATGTTTTAGAAAACAATCAAATATGCTTTAAAaacaaataagaaaaaaaatcaaatcatgCTTAAAATTAATTGCTTCAAACTAGAGCTTCACACACTCGACTGTAGAGATGGAGAGATAAAGGAACCCAACGGCGGATTCTGACCAGCCACTTGCAACAACCCAAACCTTCTGCACCTCGGTGGTTCTATTGGATTCCGGTGGTTCACAGCCTTAGATCGACAACATTTGACAGTGATAGTGAAGTCAACAGTTGGTTGTGGCGGGTTGGTTCACAGCCTTTATGTGGTACTTACTCCGGgttatacccccccccccactcaCACTACTCGATTTGCACAACTCGGGTTGATTACTGTGATATACCTGCTCGCCTCTAGTTGCACTACTCAAAGGTGTTCCAAGTAacaacccccaccccccaccacacacacaccaccaccaccacaacccccccccccacccctaTATATATGTACTTTTgaatcatcaaaataaaatagagaTAAAAAAAAACCAATCTTGCTTTGTAATCTATTTCAAGAATCTAACCCATTGGTTGAGAGGGGGTAAAATAACCATGAATGTGGGACCCAACAACACCAAACACAAAGAAACAAATAAATAGTCAAATCAAAAATCGATGTAACCATAGCCATAATTCACACCTTTTTACAATGACAACATTGCCGTCATAAAGCttctatttttcttttcttttctttttttcatCTCTGCCCACCGTCTtcttcaataatcagttttctttcATTCTCATATCATAAATCTTGATTGTTTCAGTAAACTTTTGGATCGTATCTAATCATCAAACAAGTTTCAATCACCCTTTTCATGCCACTCGTGTGTAAGTTCCAATTTCCcttttaaattttgttaatttttttcatttCGTTCATGTAAATAATGTAATGATATTGATATAGTCATGAAACTAGTGTTTAGGTTaatggtttttatttatttattttatttgggTGATCTGTTTGTTTCTTGATTTCTAGGTTCCATATTAGATTTTGGTTATAGGTTGACTTTTGAGTTTTGACAGTTGAAATGTTTTGAATATAAGCATGATGTTCAAGAAGCTGTTATGAAATTTCTTTAATAATAATGTGTGATTAATTGATTTATCCCACTTGTTCTAATTAGTAgcaaagggttttttttttttttttttgttaagatCTATCTGTTCCTTGAATTAAAGCTTCCATCTTTGACCTTGGTACTTGTTTGACTTTTAGTAATTCAATCTTGAATTTTATGCTGATTACTAAAGATCAAAACACATCAGTCTCATTTTTTTTATtagattcttgaagatgggatCTTTTGCTGGACATGTGGTTCCAGGGACACTGTTTCTTGTAGTTGGGGTATGGCATATATGGTGCACCGTGGTTCGATACGCGTCAGACCCGGACTCGTTTCGTGTTAGAGTTTGGAACCCTGTACCGGGTTTTAACGGGAGATTGAAGTATTTGGAACTTTATGTTATATCGGTTGGAGCTTTTATTGATATGTGTATAGAGCTTTTGTATTCAACCCATCTTAAGTTCTTTGTTAACGGTGTCTTGAACCCGCATCATATGAATGATTTTGAACATGGTGGAATGCTTCTGATGTTCTTTGTTTTCAGTATCGTCGCGTTACTCTCTGAAAAGACCAGGTCAGTCCTCATCATCCTACGTTTGGCTTATACTTTTTCATTTCAAATTCTGTTTATAATTTGCCATCAAAGTTTTGAAATTTGTAGCACGCGttattagggctgcaaacgaaccgaacgaacacggacAAGACCTTggtcgtgttcgtttgttaagaaatatgtgttcacgaactgttaaTGAACACTTACCAgatgagattttatgttcgtgttcgtttgttaaggaaatgaacttcttcgtgttcgtttgttaattttaggcaacgaaggAAAACaaacgttgatgaacacaaatgagcacaaactaatgttcatgaacacaaatggaaacaaacgaacacaaacaagcgttcatgaacataatatataataaaccgacacttgttaaaaaaatatttattggaattttgaagtatttaaataatatttattatagaagttttaaaattttacatcgagatagttggtaaacgggcaacaagctgcgccgctacccctttatTGAATAGAAACTAAAAACACTAacgaactatcgaacacaaatgaacatgttaccaaacgttcacgaacataaatgaacgaacgcggcccctgttcatgttcgttcatttaactaaacaaacgGAATTTctcgttcatgttcgtttgtttaataaacgaacgaacgcaaacgaacttcccgccaaacggttcacgaactgttcgccaaATGTTTGGTTCATTTGCATCCCTACGCATTATGCTATCAATATCTATATTTCTACGTTATAATTCTTGACTTTTGACTTTTGTTATTTTTGGTCAAACTTTAGCTTCCTTCCCTTACCAGAAGGCGCCTTATGCTTAATATCAGCAGCAGCATTCTGTGCAGAGTATCTTTTATTCTTTTTTCACTCAACAACACACCAAGGGCTAGAGGGTCATTACCATCTGCTTCTTGTTTTACTTGTGGCTCTTTGCATATTATCGGTTGTTGGTGGGGCCCTCTTTCCGACAAGTTTCCCTGTTGACCTGTGCAGTGGCATTGCTATAACCCTTCAAGGTTTATGGTTCTATCAAACTGCCTTCACCCTTTACGGTCCCTCGATGCCAGCTGGATGTAAACTCGAAAAGAATGAGATCTCGTGCTCCTCACATGGTCATGAGATTCGCGGGCAGTTGCTAGCTAACATGCAGATGTTTGGGCTTGTTTTCTTGGTTCTTGTTGGGGTTGTGGGGTCGTACCTTTTTGCGGATAAAAGATACGGGAAGTCTGAATTTGGAGTGATTCATATGAAACCTCTTGATGGATTTCATGAGCAGTTATAGTGAGTTTTGTGTCAAAGTTTTGACTTTTTTGAGGTAGCATAGCACTTGCATAAGATCGGGTGTAGATTTGACTTTTATGATTTTAGTAACTTTTTTTTTCGGtatttcaaatgtgatcaaaccgAATTGGTACCATGTTTCGGTGGATTGAGTTAGAGCTGCGATTGAGCTGTGAAATGATAATCACATATTGGTTTAAAAAGCGTATGGTGCGCCTTTTAAAACCAAGTAAGAACTATGTACAGTCATACTTTATTTAGATCCTCCTATTGTTAATCATTCGGTATGCGAATGACTTTGTTTTTGCATATTTATACCATTCAATGCGGCAAACTAGTAATCCTTCTTTCAACATACCGCAAACCAAACTGGCTAAACACGGTTAGGTTCAGTTAAGCAGACGAAACTTAACTGGTATAGAAGTTTTGTTCGTTTGGAGCAAAATTTGAAGCACTGAACCAAAAAACCAACCAAACGAAATTTCCAAATTTTGTTAACTAGAATGATATAAGCCGATAAACGACACTAGTTACATTAGATAAAAGAGTCTAGCACGatatttgtaacaccaccaccttATTCAGCTCCTGAATACTATCAAGGTTAACAATATGGCAAACATGAAGgtttccaataagtgacaatggaTTATGTAAGCTCATGAAGCGGGGCAAGCTCCTTGTCAATCACAGAAACTCCTGCATATCAAAAGATTATAACTTCAGTGGTTAATATATATACGAAATGTGCTGTTGGCAAGCTGAAAAAAACACTTGCTTGAAACATGTGTTTACATAGGCTTCTTCTTTACGACTCGCAATCTTATGAAAGTGTGTGTGTTAGATATGAGCATATACACGAAACAAACATGTAAATATTGTTTTCTCGACGTCCCTAAAACTGAAAGACCAAAGAGTGATATAGTCTCATTTTGGAATCTTTTTCTGTGTTTATAGAATAAACCAATCTCAAatcttagttttttttattagtttcTTGAAGTTTTGTGTAGAGAGATAGAGAAAGATGGGATCTTTTGCTTGACATGTGGTTCCAGGACACTGTTTCTTATAGCTGGGGTATGGCGTATATTAGgagtggcaaaatgggtgggttgggtagGTTTGGTTAATGGGTTAGGATGGGCTTGGGTTAGGATGGTTTTATTAAAAaatgggttagaatgggtttagGTCAAGATGGGTTTTTGTCAAGATGGATTTGGGCATGATAAAAAATTCTGTACCGGGTTTAATATGCATCAGACCCAAACTCGTTTCGTGTTTGGAACCCTGTACTGGGTTTTAATGGGAACTTTATGTTATATCAGTTGGAGCTTCTATTGATATGTGTATAGAGCTTTTATATACAAGCCACCTTAAGTTCTTTGTTAATGGTGCCTTGAACCCACATCATATGAATTATTTTGAGACTATGGTTCTATCAACCCTCTATGGTCCTTCGATGCCAGTTGGATGTAAGCTCAAAAAGAATGACATCACATGGCCCTCACATGCCCATGAGGGCATGTAAAGGCCAACGAATACTATACAAGCCTGGCCACCCGGGCAAACCCATTGGTGAAAGGCCACCCACGCCCTGCGAACAATGACAGCGTTGGTGACCAGGCCCGCCCACCATTGTAGGGGAACCCCACTGCCCAGGCAGTTATTAGTTAACGTGCAGATGTTTGGGCTTGTTTTCTTGGTTCTTGTTGGGGTTGTGGGATCATATATTTTTGTAGATAAAAGATCTGGGAAGTTTGGAGTGATTCATATGAAACCTCTTGTCTTGATGGATTTCATGAGCAGTTATAATGAGTTTTGTGTCAAAGTTGACTTTTTTTTTGAGGTTGCATAGTTCAATAACCTTTTTTTTGTAATTCAAATTTGATCAAACTGAATTGGTACCATGTTTGGATAGATGGAGTTAAGAGTTGCAATTGAGCTGTGAAATCTTGGTTTAAAAAGCCTGAGGGACTCAAAGGTCGTTTATGTCCAAAAAGCCAAGGCGCTAAGCGCGCCCATCATGTACAAAGTATTGCTTCTTATACAACAAAATAAGCTTTATTTTACAACAAGAAGCTGCTCTCTCATATGTTTTACATATCAATCTTTTTATTAAAGATTTATTCATCCCCTTAGTTGTGTATACACTTTACATACCAGCCTTCTAAAAGTACAAACTTTAACCAATTTTAACCTAGAAGTAAATAAGGGGTCACCTCTAGCCCCTGATGCAGCCTTCTAAAAGTACAAACTTTAATCACTTTTGACCTAGAAGTTAATTAGGGTCACCTCAAGCCCCTGATGCGTTTTTCTGATCGCCTCACATCTCAAGCATgtgttataaaaccaaaaaattATGTAGATTTGTACTTTAATTGGATTTTCTAATTCTATATTATTCGGTATGTGAATGATTTGGTTTTGCATATTTATACCATAAGACGCAGCATGACGGTAAACATTCCATAAACCAAACTGGCTAAACACGGTTAGGTTCAGTCAAGCAGACCAAAATGATATAAAAAGTTCGGTTCTACTTGTTTGAAGGTTTGGATCAAATATGAAGCATAGcaccaaaaaagaaaaaaagaaaaaaccagCATAATCTTCAAATTTTGTCGACTAGAATGATATAAGCCGATAAACGACAATAGTTACATTAGATAAAATCTAGCACGATATTTGTAACACCGCCACCTTATTCAGCTCCCGAATATTATCAAAGTTAACAATATGCCAAACACGAATGTTTTCAATAAGTGACAatggatgtcacaccccaaccgatggtggaaacatcggggcatggcactgagcgaaacagattgtctaggagaaatccataacaactaatattaCCGAATATTTAACGTTAAGTCTCATACCAAAACATATCCAGCAAAATAATTATTACAAACATAGTATCACAAAGACAATAAATTGTTACGACAACTCATAATtttaattgtttgtttctagactctcctaagCTCGATTCCACATAGCAGcaaagcatcctaaacacctgtcacatacgttaaaatagaggtcaatataCATAGTgcaaaggtgagcatacaagtttaatagtataatagatagcgaaatcgtttacgcataactagcatgtaacatgtagcaaagtgaagctagtaggttatcgacaatgaaatatgcacagacgtgactgcgagttgtagaatgcgcaacacatatcaccactgtgacacgtgaagaaatACCCCTAACAACCCCGTCCaagacaggtgctgagtccaaactatagtactatcgttgctagggTGTCAGACAACAATcattgtgtaaacataacatacaagcattcatcgagtaacacgtataacatgcagtaacggttagcgtataaaagtgtttgcgttgtgtgatcaATGTGATTTgaataacgtatgtaacacccaaaagtgcgtaaagcaaaaagggatcgagtatactcacagatcgtgtttagtaaataaacactctcttggattgaagggaacgctgagagattagccttaACAGAACGATAGCCTAAGCGAAGAACGGCGTGTTAAACGATGTAAGTGAGACAAGTGACGaaaggtcatccgatcggatgacaatccggacggatggtcattcgatcgaatgacAATCCGGACGAATTGCcactcgtttgggatggatgtgtttgtgtatgatggctttgaagttttcgttgtagcattttgaaaacagagaagtatctctacctttcaggtcgtctggtcgaacggtcgttcgatcggatggcgatccgtccagcgagacatttcttggagaacaagttcacagcaggatggtcattcgatcggatggtcttccgatcggatggcaatccgttagtAACTGATGTTCTTTGAAAATTGGAAAATGTTAAAGCGTTGGAGACCCaaatgtcatccgatcggattatcgttcgatcggacggcaatccgatcggacggcaatccgtttgACATTCTGATCGTTtgaaattttgaaatattttgtTAAGTTTCGAAAGTTTGCGGTTcgatcgagacggtatgacaacgtgttaaacaacagaaaccccacCAAGCCCAAGTCGTCCGATCGGAGTGGGAATCACCCCAGCTTGATAAGTTAACTGTTCGTGgcggttgttcatgttcaacccgaaatcggtggtctcCTTGATAAGAATCAGATCTTGGACCGACACTTCACTAGGAaacgagtagaaggcctgaacgagcttcgattctatcggttttgagtgcattgagtgtaaaagagttgaaagaaggttaTGACAACATCTTTCCATCCTTCAAACtctgaaaatgtttagatttattGCGAAATCaatgtttaaacatgttgaaatctcttagatctgagttgttcttggtggaatgaggccaaaccttgaagttcataagaaccccatgatgacatcatcctagaacacctcaaatcgggcgatttcatggttaaaagttaagattcaaaggatgaagaagtgtgtgtagatgatggatgtacaagatttgagttgaaaacttacaagaatcgcgagaaatcgagagaaaagagggCTGGAACGTGCTGGTCGaacgagagagctgtcacatcactgtttgtgatgtgacaggtggtatttataggattccaaaagaggaaaggtgtgCACAAGTGTAACGGATTGGATGGCaacctgatcggatggccatccgatcggagtacGGATGACCATTCAATCAAATGGTGCCGCGAGTTggttttcgatgtttcgatttgtGCATTGAGcattgcgatgcgtttaagcgagggtcgattaagcgatgcgatatATTTAAATAAGagtcacacaaat
The Helianthus annuus cultivar XRQ/B chromosome 6, HanXRQr2.0-SUNRISE, whole genome shotgun sequence genome window above contains:
- the LOC110865007 gene encoding transmembrane protein 45A — its product is MGSFAGHVVPGTLFLVVGVWHIWCTVVRYASDPDSFRVRVWNPVPGFNGRLKYLELYVISVGAFIDMCIELLYSTHLKFFVNGVLNPHHMNDFEHGGMLLMFFVFSIVALLSEKTSFLPLPEGALCLISAAAFCAEYLLFFFHSTTHQGLEGHYHLLLVLLVALCILSVVGGALFPTSFPVDLCSGIAITLQGLWFYQTAFTLYGPSMPAGCKLEKNEISCSSHGHEIRGQLLANMQMFGLVFLVLVGVVGSYLFADKRYGKSEFGVIHMKPLDGFHEQL